The DNA segment ACTTCGTTTGGAAAGTAGGTGACTGAACGAGTGCGTCAATGAAGTCGCTTAACTGATAGTTGTTTGGCTTTGCCGCGTCGATGATCGTTTTTGCAAGATCATGATCCGCGAAACCATAGGTCCGGCCGAGCCCGTAGGTGATTAGCGACTCAGTAAACCCTTGCGCGAAATCATCCGTGTGGCGAGCTACCGCGTCACGCATCGCGAAATAGTCGGCGAAAGTCTCACCGTCCGGAAGTCGTCCACTTGGATCGATATCGAACACCTTTTCGATTTGCCACTTACCGGCCTTCTGCCTTCCAGTGCCGATGATCTCTTTATCTCGCCACAATCCCGCCGCGTTAAAGTTTTCCAGCCCAAAGCCAAGCGGGTCAATCTTTCTGTGACAGTTCGTGCACTGAGGCTGCTCCTGGTGGGCGCGAGCAAGTTCTCGCGCCGACAGAACTTCGCCGGCCAGCCGGCTAAGCTGGGGGACGTTTGGCGGTGCCGGTGGTGGCGGATCGTTTAACAAGTGACGCAGAACCCACGCCCCTCGCTCGACCGCGGATGCTCGCTGACCATCCGAGCCCATCGCAAGAACCGCCGCCGTGCCAAGCAGTCCACCACGCAGCGAATCAGACGGCACCAGCACTTTGCGAAAGTGATATCCCTGAACGTTGGAAATACCGTAATAGCCAGCCATCAAATCATTGACGACTACAAAATCCGACTTCAGCAATGTCCCAAGAGGCAGCTTTTCCTTCAACATCAGATGCACGGTTTCAAAGATCTCTTCGCGAGCATTTGCGCGAACGGCATTGTCGAAGGTCGGGAAATCCCCACCGTCAAACTGAAACATGTCCAGCCGTTCCATTTGCAACCATTGAAACACGAACCCACGAACAAACTCGTCCGCTCGATCATCTGCCAACAATCGTGCGGTTTGTTGTTTCAACACACTTGGATTCAAAAGTTCACCGCTGCGGGCCAATGCTTGCAGTTGATCATCGGGCGGCGAACTCCAAAGCATGTACGCCAGTCGCACAGCAAGTTCCGCCCCCGTCAATCGCGGCGAAGATGTGTCGCCCGTTGACTCGACCATGTACATAAAACTGGGCGATGCAAGCACGACTGCCATCGGGCCGATCAATGCATCAACCGAAGACTCGCCCTTGCTGAGGCTGCCTAAATACTGATCAACCAGTCGATTGATGAACTCGGGTGCAGGCTCCTCACCACGAAAGGCAAGCGTCGCAAATCGGTGCAGGAATTGCTTCGCGAGTTTCGCGTCGGTTACCAACTCGACTTTCTCTAGCAATTCACTGGCGGAATGATTCGCCCGACTGGGTACGGGATCTGGCCCGATCAATTCGGCCCAGTCGATCCAGATGCCAGGCGGCGTCCCGATACCATTGGCTCGCATGTCCAACGTCGCCAAATTCTTGTCGCCGCGGTCTTGGTGACTGCGTTGGTGAATCCAGACCTGTTGCTTCTGGCCCGGCGAATGCTCGATCGGAAACTCAATGATCTCAGGACGATTCAGCGGCGCGGTGACTTTGCGCCATCCCAATAGTTTACGGCCGGTTCCGTACCCCGATGTGAATTCTAGATAGTGAAACCTTTCGCCAGCGTCGGGATACATGGCCGCACGCAAACGAATCACGTATTTGCCATCGGCGTTTTCATGCAGTACCGGCATTTTGACTTTTGTCATTCCGCCCTGTTTGATCGTCATGATCAAAGTGATGCCGGACTTTGTCTCGGGACGAGCAAGATACTGTTCAAGCTGCGGTAACCATTCGGCAGTACGTTGCTTCCTGGCTTGGTATTCATCGAGCAGCCCAAAATCAGAAGCAGGTTTTTCGCTTTGCGATAGGAACGCGTTCGACCGCGCGGCGATGTCTCGCATCGCAGCTGCGGCGGCGGCATAGTGCGGGTTGTATTCAACCTCGGGTTCAATACGAACCGTCTTTGACTTAATGGGCGACTTCGACGTCAACGCAAGCTCAAGCGTTGCTCTTGCCGTCGCCAAGTACTGCTCGAGCTGATCGCTAGAGAAAAACAGAGACGAACCGACGGTATCGAATCCCGATGTTGCCTGATCGTCAGGCAAAGTCGTGACATCGGGGCGAACGCCAAGCAGCGACTCAATCGTATTGGCATACTCGCGGCGATTGAGACGTCGTAGTGTGATCGCGCCACCCGAGTCGCTCAGAATCTGACGCGCCGTCACCATCCGCTGCGACAAGTCTTCAAGAAAGTCTGCCTTCACCGAGTCCCCAAGTGGTTCGACGTCCTCAGGTGGCATTTCACCCGAGTTGATAGACCCAAGAACCTTTTGCCAAAGCCCAGCAGTTGCAAGATCCTTGCTGACATCGAAGGACAAATTCTCAAGATCAATATTCGCCTCTTTCGTTGCCCCATCATGGCACTCAAAGCAGTGCTCCTTGAACATCGACAAATGCTTTTCGGGCATCAAGGCTGGCGTATCAGCGGTGGCATCAACCGCTCCCGCAGCAACGAGAGTCGCCACTACAAATGCGACGATAAAGTTCTTCGTATTGACCATTTCGATTTCTTGGTTGGTTTCTATTCTTAACCGGCGAACAGCGGACGAGCATCTTGCCACGATTCACAAACACGCGAACGATGGCGGGAAATGACACCTCGCCGACAACTCACTTAATCGTAAATTCAAGCAGCGGACCGGATGCTTCGGGGTTCGCGTCGTTAGCAAACGCGTGAGCGAGCCCGCGATCCTCGCCTTCGATCAGCCCCGTCGTCCGTACCAAAACAAACGTCACCTTGCCGTCTGGGTCCGCCTTCAAAAAATCCAGCAACTCGCTAGTTTCGATTCCGACGACGCCCTTTTGTTGACTGCGTGGAATGTCAAAGACGCCAAGCAAAACGCCGTCGTCGACATCCGGCGCATCTTCCCATGTCGGGTCCACGCCCCAAACTTGCTTGTCGACATGCGTGATTCCGTAGACTGCAAATGTATTGACCACCGGCAATCGAGAAGCGAATCCTTTACCACTGGCAACCTGGTTCAAACGCAGGCGAACCGATGTTACCGATGTCAAATCCACTGATGAAACATCCATCGAAAAGAACGCTCGGCTGTCCCACTTACGATCGTCGACCCACTTCACCACCAACATTTCGGGATGAATCCATTTGCCACGGCGATTGTTCCGGATGACATAGGACGACTGACCCTCGGTACCCACACGAATCAGCGGCAAAGTGTCTGCAAAGGCAGCCTCGGGCCTTTCACCATCGTAAGGAATCAGTGTTTTGTGAGTCATCGCAGCACCTTGGCGATCGGTTAGCCGAAAGTCTTTCCCGGACGCAGGATGGTGAACCGAAATCTCACCTTTCAGCACTTCGAAATCCGACTTCGCTAGTTCCCCTTGAACCGAAACAGCGAACTGGGTTCCGTGATCGACCGCATATCCATCGGGCGTCTCAACGACAAAACCCTCCGCCGATTCGGGGACGTTCACGATTACGGCACCGTCGATCAACTTACTGCGCATCGATGTCAGCAGCTCAAACTGAGCTGGCGCTTCCAATGTCACCTCGGCGCCGGAACGAAAGCGGATCGTCGCGATTCCCGCTATCAACTTTAGCGATCCCGGCGAAAGCGATGATCCCACCGTCGTCGGCAGCGCACTTTCCCAAGCTGCATTTTCACTCGACACCAACGTCGCAACCGACACTGTCTTTGTGAACTGAACTGCACCGCCCACCAACGCCAGCGCCACCGCAGCGATTGCAACCAAAACCGTCATCAGTTTTGCCCACGAAAGCGAGCCGCCCGGACGCGACAAAGCAGGCGGCTCCATCTGGCGTTCCATCGCCACGTTTCGCAAACCCGCATCCGTCGCCGCCGCGACTGCAAACTCTCGGCGCAATGCGGGATCGGCAGCCAACAACCGCTCTAGATCGCCCGTCTCGGCTTTCGAACAAAGCCCCAACAAATAACGATGAATTAAATCGCTCGCATTCATCCTAAGTCGCCTCGGGTTGCAGTCGACCGCGAACGCAATCCGCAAGTTTTAAACGTAGACGCGCCAGCAACTTATAGAATGCATTGACAGACTTCCCACTGGTCTCGGCGAGTTGCTGGATCCGGCCACCACCCGAATAGGGCGCCAACAAGAGTTGCTGATGCGACGCAGAAAACTGTGTCAGGCACGAATTCAATGCCTCGCGAATCTCGACAATCTCGCCCGCGTCGATCGACTCAGCCTCATCGGCGATCTGCTTCAGAACCTCGTCGCTTAGCAAATGCCCATTCCTGCGCAATCCCGAAACAGCCGACAAACACTTGAACCGCAGGATTACCTTTGCCCAAGGTAAAAAACCCTCTTCGTCTCGCAATTGCCCCAGCTTTTCCCACATCGTGACGCTGGCTTCTTGAATCGCGTCGTCAACGGCGTTCCAGTTTGGCAAAATCGACCGCGCAAAGGCACGCAGGGCCGGTTCATGCTTCAAAAAAAGCCGCATGAACTCGCCTTCAGAAATCGCTCGGGTTGGATCGTTAGAACGGGACATAACGACCTATTTGAGTCCGCGGACGATCCTGCCGCAAATTATCCGCAATTTTGCAAATGCACTCTCTCGTAGGCACGGCTCAGAAGTTCGCGGGTTGCGTCAAAACCCTTTCCCTAAAGGGTTTCGGACGAATTCCGCGACGAACGATGACCATCCTAAACTGCAAGACATCTAGCGACGGTTCGCTAGGCCAAAATCCCCTTGATCACGTTGCCGTGCACATTGGTCAAACGCCGCTCTAACCCGTTGTGATAATACGTTAGCTGTTCGTGGTTGAGTCCCATCAAGTGCAAGAGCGTCGCGTTGAAGTCATAGACACTCACTTCATCAACGGCCGCCTTGAATCCGAACTCATCGCTCTCGCCATAACTGAACCCCTTCTTGACGCCCGCTCCGGCCATGAAGCACGTGAACGCATCGGGATTGTGATCACGACCGGTACCGTTAGCTTGCAAGAACGGCATGCGACCGAACTCGGTGCACCAAACGACGAGCGTGTGTTCCAACATCCCACGCTGCTTCAGGTCGGCGATCAACGCCGCCGTCGGCTGGTCCATGATCTCGGCCTGCATTCCGTGCGTCTTTAATATGTCGCTATGCGAATCCCAATTCGTGATGCCGTTGCCACCGGCCGGGTCACTGCCATTGAATAGCTGCACGACTCGAACACCCTTTTCGAGCAAACGCCGCGCCAGGATACAGTTGTTCGCATACGCCTTCTTCAGATCCGTGCCGGTATCGGTTCCATAAGCATCGTGAACGTGTTTCGGCTCGTTCGCGATATCCATCACATCCGGTACCGAGGTCTGCATTCGGCCAGCCAGTTCGTAACTGGCAATTCGCCCCGCCAAATCCGCATCGCCTGGAAATTGTTGCAAGTGTTGAGCGTTCAACTTTTGTAGTAGCGCCACGCTTGCCCGGTCCGACGCAGCGTCGTACCCAGCAGGTCGACTCAAATTCGACGGCGGCGCCGAAGCCGTAAAGTCGGTTCCTTGGAAAGCAGCAGGTAAAAATCCACTGCCGAAATTATTCTTACCGCTACGCGCCATTCCACGAGGATCGTTGATCGCCACGAACGCTGGCAATTCACTGGTCTCGCATCCCAAAGCGTACGTTACCCAAGAACCAAATGACGGAAAGCCTTCCATCGTGAACCCGGTGTTGAAGAAGTTCTCGCCTTGCGGATGCGCACTGGTTTGGGTCGAAAGCGAATGAACAAAACAAAAGTCATCGACCATGTTGGCAAGATTCGGCAACAAGTCCGAAACCATCTTGCCACTTTCCCCGCGCGGTTTGAAATCCCAAAACGGCTTGGCGATGTTGCCTGTTGGACCTTCGAAAGTAATCTCGGGCATGCCTGGCGGTTTCTGACCATCCAACTTGTAAAGGTCCGGTTTGTAATCAAACGTATCCAGATGGCTAACTGCACCGGGCAAATAAATCACCAACACTTGCTTGGCCGGCATTTCGAAATGTGGCGGCCGCGCAGCGTACGGATTCTTGTCATCAATGTCGGGCCGAATCGGCCCCAACTGATCTGCGCCAAGCAACTTGTCCTGGGCCAGCAATTGCGACAACGCAATGGCTCCCATCGACATACCGGATTGACCGAGGAACGCGCGGCGATCAAGTAAGGATCGCCCGATCGATGATAGTTTTTCTGGGTTCATGGCAGGAATGCAAATTCGTTAGTGTTGATGAGTGTACGACACAAAAGCGCCAGGCTTTGTTGCTTTGCGAAGTCAATCGCCTCTTCGGCTTCCTCTTCAGTTGGTTTTCGAGCGAGCAACAACTCGAAACAACGAGTGACCTGCGCCGAGGTATCATTGCCAGCCTCGCGTTTGGCACGCGCAGCCAAGAAAGCAGCTTGCTCGACCACAAAATCGCTATTCATCAGATTCAGCGCCTGCAACGGAGTGGTCGAGACTGGACGCTTGGCCTTAATCTGTCCACAATCCGGAAAATCGAATGCCGTAAACATGTGATCATCGACCCGGCGCATCCGTTCTTGGTACAGCATTCTGCGCCACGTTTGGTCGCTATGGTTGTCAACGACTTCCCACTGGGCATAGCGTGCCTTGACGTTGTGAATTCGATAGCTCGGTCCGCCGATTGATTCGTCCAATCGTCCAGTGGCCTGCAAAATGGAATCACGAATCACTTCAGCTTCGACACGGCGAGGCGGGTATCGCCACAGCAATTGCGCGGACGCATCTTTCGACAGACCGTCTTTTTCCGGTTCGCTCGACTGACGAAACGCCCTCGATAAAACCATCATTCGGATCATGCGTTTGACCGACCACGGCGTCTGCTGCGACGGATCAATGAACTGATTGGCCAGCCAATCCAACAACTCGGGGTGAGTTGGTGGGGCGCCGGCTTTTCCAAAATCACTTGGCGTGGAAACAATCCCAGACCCGAATGTGTGATGCCAGATACGGTTGACCATGACCCGAGGTGTTAGTGGATTGCTAGGATCCACCAACCAATCCGCTAGAGCCGCCCGACGCTGGGGCCCTGGTGCGTCGGGCATCAAATCCAGCGTACCGCCAAGTTGTTTGGGACCGGCCGCATCGACCTTCCCGTGGGGCGTCTCGGGACTTCCCCGCAACAATACGAAGGTTTCCACCGGTTCGATAAACGTTGCCAAGAAAGCGGGCTGCGGTCCTTGCACCAACAGTTCGCTGATCACGTCCTGCATCTTGCTTTGTAAATCTTGCCGTTTTTCCTTTCCGGATTTTCTTTTCTGCATCTCAGCCGTCGATGCAAACGCTTTCCAATTCCCCTCGTCGTCCCGCAACTCGATCTTGAATTCGCCGTAGTTCGCTTTGTTCATTCCATTCAAATAGTCTGTCTCTAAAAAGTCCTCGCGATTGGTGCTGATTCGAATCGTACTGACCGTTACCGGCTCTGGAAACTCAAACTCGACCCACGGACGTTCCTTTGACTTCGGAGGCGATTTCGCAATCCACCCCTTTGTCCCGAAAACACCGTCCGTCAACTTCGCCGCAGGCTTCCCATCGACTAACGTCGCAGGATTGCCTCGCACAACGGTACCGAACGATCGTTGAGCGACGTTTTGACCGCCACCTTTGGCTTCGATGATTTCCAACTCGTCCGCGTTCACCCAACCGTTATCAAACGAAACACGAATCTCTCGAGTCGTTTTGGGTTGGAAGTGAATTTCTTGGTATCCCTGCCAATCTTCTTTCCATGCCCAGCCGGGAGCCCGCATCTGACCGCGAAGCTCGTTCAATTCGCGTCGCAACTCTTGTTCGCGAACCACCCGAGGATGCTCCGGTGAAAGCTCTGGATACCGGCTGCCAAATTCGACGTCTTGGAATGCTGCCGACATCGCGTAATAGTCTTGAATCGAAATCGGATCGAACTTGTGGTTGTGGCAACGCGCGCAACCGATCGTGACTCCCATCACCGACGCACCAACCGTTTGCAAGACTTCGTCGATCCGATCAGCACGGGCTTGGCGGATCGCCGTTTCCTCGGCCCCAACCGTAGCCGATGGAACATGCGGCCCAGCAACCATGAACCCCGTCGCGTCGCCTGCGCCCATCACGTCGCCAGCTAATTGCTCGCGAATGAACAAATTGTATGGCTTGTCCTGGTTGAACGAACGCACGACATAATCGCGATACATCCACGCGTTCTTTCGGTACAAATTGCTTTCACTGCCGTTGGTTTCAGCCCAACGAATCACGTCGAGCCAATGCTGGGCCCAACGTTCACCAAAGTGATCTGACGCAAGCAGTTCATCGACCAAAGCGTCATAGGCTGCGTCAGCATCAACCGCAAAGGCGGCCACAAAATCATCACTGCGCTTCGGAGTCGGCGCGATGCCGGTTAACACAATCGATGCCCGACGAATTAGCGAACGCGGATCCGCAGCACGATTGAAGGTCAGACCTGCTTCGCCAAGCTTGCTTTCCAAGAATTGGTCAATGCTATTGTGATCAAACGCGGTTTGCATCGGCAAAAACGACCAGTGGTCGACTTCGTCTTCGGCGACCTGATCCATCTGGCCGGGCCAGTCAGCGCCTTGTTTGATCCACCGCGTCAGTATCTCAATTTGTTCGGCAGGAATCTTGTCCTCATCCGGCGGCATCGCCGTTTCTTCGTCAACGTGATTGACCACATCGATCAAGTAACTTTTCTCGGGATGGCTCGGAACCAACGCCGCCAAACCAGAATCACCACCACGAAGCATCCGGCCGCGCATGTCGAGTCGCAAACCAGACTCTTGTTCATCTTCTCCGTGACAGTGCAAACAATGCTCTTCCAGAATCGGCAACACATCATCGTTAAAGTCGATCTCGCTCGCCTGCAGGCCACCCGAGAAACCGAACGCAACGAAACTGCACGCAACAAAAAAAAGAGCGAGGGTCGAAATTCGTATCATGAGAA comes from the Rubripirellula reticaptiva genome and includes:
- a CDS encoding DUF1501 domain-containing protein is translated as MNPEKLSSIGRSLLDRRAFLGQSGMSMGAIALSQLLAQDKLLGADQLGPIRPDIDDKNPYAARPPHFEMPAKQVLVIYLPGAVSHLDTFDYKPDLYKLDGQKPPGMPEITFEGPTGNIAKPFWDFKPRGESGKMVSDLLPNLANMVDDFCFVHSLSTQTSAHPQGENFFNTGFTMEGFPSFGSWVTYALGCETSELPAFVAINDPRGMARSGKNNFGSGFLPAAFQGTDFTASAPPSNLSRPAGYDAASDRASVALLQKLNAQHLQQFPGDADLAGRIASYELAGRMQTSVPDVMDIANEPKHVHDAYGTDTGTDLKKAYANNCILARRLLEKGVRVVQLFNGSDPAGGNGITNWDSHSDILKTHGMQAEIMDQPTAALIADLKQRGMLEHTLVVWCTEFGRMPFLQANGTGRDHNPDAFTCFMAGAGVKKGFSYGESDEFGFKAAVDEVSVYDFNATLLHLMGLNHEQLTYYHNGLERRLTNVHGNVIKGILA
- a CDS encoding DUF1592 domain-containing protein — protein: MVNTKNFIVAFVVATLVAAGAVDATADTPALMPEKHLSMFKEHCFECHDGATKEANIDLENLSFDVSKDLATAGLWQKVLGSINSGEMPPEDVEPLGDSVKADFLEDLSQRMVTARQILSDSGGAITLRRLNRREYANTIESLLGVRPDVTTLPDDQATSGFDTVGSSLFFSSDQLEQYLATARATLELALTSKSPIKSKTVRIEPEVEYNPHYAAAAAAMRDIAARSNAFLSQSEKPASDFGLLDEYQARKQRTAEWLPQLEQYLARPETKSGITLIMTIKQGGMTKVKMPVLHENADGKYVIRLRAAMYPDAGERFHYLEFTSGYGTGRKLLGWRKVTAPLNRPEIIEFPIEHSPGQKQQVWIHQRSHQDRGDKNLATLDMRANGIGTPPGIWIDWAELIGPDPVPSRANHSASELLEKVELVTDAKLAKQFLHRFATLAFRGEEPAPEFINRLVDQYLGSLSKGESSVDALIGPMAVVLASPSFMYMVESTGDTSSPRLTGAELAVRLAYMLWSSPPDDQLQALARSGELLNPSVLKQQTARLLADDRADEFVRGFVFQWLQMERLDMFQFDGGDFPTFDNAVRANAREEIFETVHLMLKEKLPLGTLLKSDFVVVNDLMAGYYGISNVQGYHFRKVLVPSDSLRGGLLGTAAVLAMGSDGQRASAVERGAWVLRHLLNDPPPPAPPNVPQLSRLAGEVLSARELARAHQEQPQCTNCHRKIDPLGFGLENFNAAGLWRDKEIIGTGRQKAGKWQIEKVFDIDPSGRLPDGETFADYFAMRDAVARHTDDFAQGFTESLITYGLGRTYGFADHDLAKTIIDAAKPNNYQLSDFIDALVQSPTFQTK
- a CDS encoding sigma-70 family RNA polymerase sigma factor, producing the protein MSRSNDPTRAISEGEFMRLFLKHEPALRAFARSILPNWNAVDDAIQEASVTMWEKLGQLRDEEGFLPWAKVILRFKCLSAVSGLRRNGHLLSDEVLKQIADEAESIDAGEIVEIREALNSCLTQFSASHQQLLLAPYSGGGRIQQLAETSGKSVNAFYKLLARLRLKLADCVRGRLQPEAT
- a CDS encoding DUF1553 domain-containing protein, giving the protein MIRISTLALFFVACSFVAFGFSGGLQASEIDFNDDVLPILEEHCLHCHGEDEQESGLRLDMRGRMLRGGDSGLAALVPSHPEKSYLIDVVNHVDEETAMPPDEDKIPAEQIEILTRWIKQGADWPGQMDQVAEDEVDHWSFLPMQTAFDHNSIDQFLESKLGEAGLTFNRAADPRSLIRRASIVLTGIAPTPKRSDDFVAAFAVDADAAYDALVDELLASDHFGERWAQHWLDVIRWAETNGSESNLYRKNAWMYRDYVVRSFNQDKPYNLFIREQLAGDVMGAGDATGFMVAGPHVPSATVGAEETAIRQARADRIDEVLQTVGASVMGVTIGCARCHNHKFDPISIQDYYAMSAAFQDVEFGSRYPELSPEHPRVVREQELRRELNELRGQMRAPGWAWKEDWQGYQEIHFQPKTTREIRVSFDNGWVNADELEIIEAKGGGQNVAQRSFGTVVRGNPATLVDGKPAAKLTDGVFGTKGWIAKSPPKSKERPWVEFEFPEPVTVSTIRISTNREDFLETDYLNGMNKANYGEFKIELRDDEGNWKAFASTAEMQKRKSGKEKRQDLQSKMQDVISELLVQGPQPAFLATFIEPVETFVLLRGSPETPHGKVDAAGPKQLGGTLDLMPDAPGPQRRAALADWLVDPSNPLTPRVMVNRIWHHTFGSGIVSTPSDFGKAGAPPTHPELLDWLANQFIDPSQQTPWSVKRMIRMMVLSRAFRQSSEPEKDGLSKDASAQLLWRYPPRRVEAEVIRDSILQATGRLDESIGGPSYRIHNVKARYAQWEVVDNHSDQTWRRMLYQERMRRVDDHMFTAFDFPDCGQIKAKRPVSTTPLQALNLMNSDFVVEQAAFLAARAKREAGNDTSAQVTRCFELLLARKPTEEEAEEAIDFAKQQSLALLCRTLINTNEFAFLP
- a CDS encoding FecR domain-containing protein, which codes for MNASDLIHRYLLGLCSKAETGDLERLLAADPALRREFAVAAATDAGLRNVAMERQMEPPALSRPGGSLSWAKLMTVLVAIAAVALALVGGAVQFTKTVSVATLVSSENAAWESALPTTVGSSLSPGSLKLIAGIATIRFRSGAEVTLEAPAQFELLTSMRSKLIDGAVIVNVPESAEGFVVETPDGYAVDHGTQFAVSVQGELAKSDFEVLKGEISVHHPASGKDFRLTDRQGAAMTHKTLIPYDGERPEAAFADTLPLIRVGTEGQSSYVIRNNRRGKWIHPEMLVVKWVDDRKWDSRAFFSMDVSSVDLTSVTSVRLRLNQVASGKGFASRLPVVNTFAVYGITHVDKQVWGVDPTWEDAPDVDDGVLLGVFDIPRSQQKGVVGIETSELLDFLKADPDGKVTFVLVRTTGLIEGEDRGLAHAFANDANPEASGPLLEFTIK